One window of Methanospirillum lacunae genomic DNA carries:
- a CDS encoding molybdopterin molybdotransferase MoeA: MPMSQAVTMMLETFPKLGSQETIKAIDIPGRILASPVYSNRTNPPHLLSGPDGIAVVSSQTTGATKETPVEVNAPRVNTGLPLPDGFDAVVPMEEVIHISKGRYRIHIQVTPYQNTIPAGSDVEKGDLVMEAGHLFIPYDIGALLTYGIREVSVKSWKIGIIATGDEIVPPDKNPLFGQIVDSNSYVIAAYLKQFGITPVIAPVIPDDLDAISEELLRLSETCDMVLLFGGSSAGSKDFTADALNNSGILLFHGVSMAPGKPVSLANVNGNPVFGMPGPSIGALIILYKLVYPLLRQWGAPIPEGTFVNGELTAPVSSYGGFDMFLLVSAHQHEGKMLITPVERRFGQMMGVRANAIIHIPSGTPTIESGTNVQVLMIRSESS; encoded by the coding sequence TCGAGACATTTCCAAAGCTTGGTTCACAGGAGACGATTAAAGCAATAGATATTCCCGGCAGAATTCTAGCGTCACCAGTTTATTCAAACAGAACGAACCCCCCTCATCTTTTATCAGGACCTGACGGGATAGCAGTCGTGAGCTCACAAACAACCGGAGCCACAAAGGAAACACCAGTAGAAGTGAATGCTCCAAGAGTAAATACCGGATTGCCTCTCCCTGATGGCTTTGATGCTGTCGTTCCAATGGAAGAGGTTATACACATTTCAAAAGGCCGATATCGAATCCATATTCAGGTAACACCATATCAAAATACAATCCCGGCAGGTTCAGATGTTGAAAAAGGAGATCTGGTCATGGAGGCTGGACATCTTTTCATCCCTTATGATATTGGTGCCCTCCTTACCTACGGAATCAGGGAAGTCAGTGTAAAAAGCTGGAAAATCGGGATTATTGCCACCGGAGATGAGATTGTCCCACCTGATAAAAACCCGTTGTTTGGTCAGATTGTGGATAGTAATTCCTATGTTATTGCTGCTTATCTCAAACAATTTGGAATCACGCCGGTAATTGCTCCGGTCATTCCCGATGATTTGGATGCAATATCAGAAGAACTATTACGTTTAAGTGAAACCTGTGATATGGTTCTGCTTTTTGGTGGTTCATCTGCAGGTTCAAAGGATTTCACTGCTGATGCCTTAAACAATTCAGGAATTCTTCTGTTTCATGGAGTATCGATGGCACCGGGAAAACCGGTATCATTAGCGAATGTTAACGGAAATCCGGTATTTGGGATGCCTGGCCCTTCGATTGGGGCTTTGATCATTTTATACAAACTTGTATATCCCTTGCTTAGACAGTGGGGTGCACCAATTCCGGAAGGTACGTTTGTCAATGGTGAATTAACTGCTCCTGTATCATCATATGGAGGATTTGATATGTTTCTCTTAGTCTCAGCCCATCAGCATGAAGGAAAGATGTTGATAACTCCGGTTGAACGGAGATTTGGCCAGATGATGGGAGTCAGGGCTAATGCAATTATTCATATTCCGAGTGGTACTCCAACCATTGAATCCGGAACCAATGTTCAGGTTCTTATGATTAGATCGGAATCATCGTGA
- a CDS encoding ABC transporter substrate-binding protein — MAGRTVTLPASIDNILALYGPAYEKIVILDAEDKIGMCADYHKTHASWAHVIYKHLDSLPSFSNPSNPNVEDILKENPDVVFYFGNDKNTQKMESLGIPVVCSTGNTTKLESLKDSLRLYGKVLGSEATERAEEYCTYFDEKLKNVLSKTSSIADKDKPKVYVTSGIPLRTRSINSVMGDTVTKAGGDYVAKDIVNATATINPEQLVAWNPDIIIIDHAPDLPDPSASSTSNTPNAQAVKEEFMSKPEFQNINAVKNKQVYICPMGAFFWDAGQQGILQLEWMAQIFHPELFKDLDMSKEVKEFYSKFFNYDLSDDQLTRIMNHELPENAKDFGY; from the coding sequence ATGGCAGGCCGAACCGTAACGCTGCCAGCATCGATAGACAATATTCTGGCATTATATGGACCTGCTTATGAAAAAATTGTCATCTTAGATGCAGAAGACAAAATAGGCATGTGTGCAGATTATCACAAAACGCATGCTTCGTGGGCTCATGTCATATATAAACACCTTGATTCCTTACCTTCATTCAGTAATCCATCTAATCCAAATGTCGAAGATATTTTAAAAGAAAATCCGGATGTAGTTTTCTACTTTGGAAATGATAAAAATACCCAGAAGATGGAGAGTCTGGGTATCCCGGTGGTTTGCTCTACAGGAAATACTACAAAACTGGAATCTTTAAAGGATTCACTCAGGCTGTATGGAAAAGTATTAGGATCTGAAGCTACGGAGCGAGCCGAAGAGTATTGTACATACTTTGATGAAAAATTAAAGAATGTTCTCTCAAAAACATCATCAATAGCAGATAAAGACAAACCAAAGGTCTATGTTACCAGTGGTATACCACTTCGGACAAGATCAATAAACTCAGTGATGGGTGATACAGTCACCAAAGCAGGAGGAGATTACGTAGCTAAGGATATTGTGAATGCAACTGCAACAATAAATCCTGAACAACTCGTTGCCTGGAATCCGGATATTATTATTATTGATCATGCACCAGATCTGCCTGACCCAAGCGCCAGTTCAACATCGAACACTCCTAATGCCCAGGCTGTAAAAGAAGAATTTATGTCAAAACCTGAGTTTCAGAATATCAACGCTGTGAAGAATAAGCAGGTATATATCTGTCCAATGGGTGCTTTCTTCTGGGATGCAGGTCAGCAGGGAATATTGCAACTTGAATGGATGGCTCAGATTTTCCATCCCGAACTCTTCAAGGATCTGGATATGAGTAAGGAAGTAAAAGAGTTTTATTCAAAATTCTTCAACTACGATCTTAGTGATGATCAGCTCACCAGGATTATGAACCATGAACTTCCGGAGAATGCTAAAGATTTCGGATATTAA